A portion of the Vanessa atalanta chromosome 14, ilVanAtal1.2, whole genome shotgun sequence genome contains these proteins:
- the LOC125068988 gene encoding uncharacterized protein LOC125068988, producing the protein MLCYVFIILILCRNITMDITTEEVQYLNELTIDKLLQLKNSLKDFSTEYDNMTVTTPANIENFGAQAMAFKAPLIKRMEYEGLYKKGGYGKISNIFSISVTTLAFLAFGGYLLCLIVQAVKSKQNTIVTTPTPTLFVNAGIKRPQTTFSSYGRRRRAKRGVQDVDVPPEEMFSALLLLCEGYAKWSKGRKM; encoded by the coding sequence ATGCTATGTtatgttttcattatattaatactgtGTCGAAATATTACTATGGATATAACCACAGAAGAAGTTCAATATCTTAACGAGTTAACTATAGACAAGCTGTTACAATTAAAGAATTCGTTAAAAGATTTTTCCACCGAATACGATAATATGACGGTCACAACACCAGCTAATATAGAAAACTTTGGCGCCCAAGCGATGGCTTTTAAAGCACCGCTCATTAAAAGGATGGAGTATGAAGGGCTATACAAAAAAGGCGGATACGGCAAAATAAGTAACATTTTCTCAATATCAGTTACAACGCTAGCCTTTCTTGCGTTTGGTGGATATTTATTATGTCTTATTGTGCAAGCTGTGAAATCAAAACAGAATACAATAGTTACAACTCCGACACCGACATTGTTCGTTAACGCTGGTATCAAGAGGCCTCAAACCACTTTTAGTTCATACGGACGCCGGAGGAGAGCAAAAAGAGGCGTTCAAGATGTAGATGTCCCTCCTGAGGAAATGTTTTCTGCGTTGTTGCTTCTTTGCGAGGGCTACGCTAAATGGAGTAAAGGgcgaaaaatgtaa
- the LOC125068858 gene encoding homeobox protein DBX1-B-like: MTSVSGDVNTSKLKFSVDSILGNNETSSSAQVTEARTQEPPCAGCVAALYRCCRDEPPLLQLQLPLSYAHLHPALRPTSAVYRLPIPTSSPTQSAAPRCDVSSSGKRKRSWSRAVFSNLQRKGLERRFQIQKYITKPDRRQLAATLGLTDAQVKVWFQNRRMKWRHTKEGRAGLGAVTARDPDSTANDDNEDIDVDTLSD, translated from the exons ATGACGTCTGTCAGTGGGGATGTAAATACGTCCAAGTTGAAGTTTAGTGTGGATAGTATACTTGGGAACAATGAAACGTCATCAAGTGCCCAAGTGACGGAAGCGCGAACACAAGAGCCTCCTTGTGCAGGATGTGTGGCTGCTTTATACAGATGCTGTAGAGACGAACCTCCTCTTCTTCAGCTACAACTACCCTTGTCTTATGCACATTTGCATCCTGCTTTAAGGCCTACGTCag CTGTATACCGACTGCCAATACCAACATCATCGCCGACGCAATCAGCAGCGCCGCGTTGCGACGTCTCCTCCAGCGGTAAAAGAAAACGTTCATGGTCCCGTGCAGTCTTTAGCAATTTACAACGAAAAGGCTTAGAAAGAAGGTTTCAAATACAGAAGTATATTACTAAACCAGATAGGCGGCAGTTAGCCGCTACGTTAGGCCTTACTGATGCAcag GTTAAGGTATGGTTCCAAAATCGACGAATGAAATGGCGGCACACGAAAGAGGGCCGTGCGGGACTTGGTGCAGTCACTGCTCGTGATCCTGACTCTACAGCCAATGATGATAACGAAGACATAGATGTCGATACATTGAGTGATTAG